The proteins below come from a single Candidatus Fermentibacter sp. genomic window:
- a CDS encoding NAD-dependent epimerase/dehydratase family protein encodes MRILVTGGAGFIGSNVADMLIDRGHEVHVMDDLSTGFRENLNPGAVFHELDIRSPEAASVVRDGGFDILCHHAAQMDVRRSVREPLFDADVNIRGTISLLEAARSGGVRRVIYASTGGAVYGEPETIPVAESHPVNPICHYGISKHTVEHYLFLYRHLYGLDYVVLRYPNVYGPRQNPHGEAGVTAIFTLAYLEGRRPRINGDGSQLRDYVHVRDIARANLMAMDLDRSDISGRIFNIGWGEGRSVRELDGIIRRLTGTELVPEQGPPLPEEILRISLDARLAAEVLGWKPEIGFEEGLADLVAHHRGRRR; translated from the coding sequence ATGCGGATACTGGTGACCGGCGGCGCCGGCTTCATAGGGTCCAACGTGGCCGACATGCTGATCGACAGGGGCCACGAGGTCCACGTGATGGACGACCTCTCCACGGGCTTCAGGGAGAACCTGAACCCGGGCGCCGTGTTCCACGAGCTCGACATAAGGAGCCCCGAGGCCGCATCCGTGGTCAGGGACGGAGGATTCGACATCCTGTGCCACCATGCCGCCCAGATGGACGTCAGGAGGTCGGTGAGGGAGCCCCTGTTCGACGCCGACGTGAACATAAGGGGAACCATCTCGCTGCTCGAGGCGGCCCGGTCGGGCGGCGTCAGGAGGGTCATCTACGCATCCACCGGAGGCGCGGTCTACGGCGAGCCGGAGACCATCCCCGTGGCCGAGAGCCATCCCGTCAACCCGATCTGCCACTACGGCATAAGCAAGCACACCGTGGAGCACTACCTCTTCCTCTACCGGCACCTCTACGGCCTGGACTACGTGGTGCTGAGATATCCCAACGTCTACGGGCCCAGGCAGAACCCGCACGGCGAGGCCGGGGTCACGGCGATCTTCACCCTTGCCTACCTCGAGGGCAGGCGGCCCAGGATCAACGGAGACGGCAGCCAGCTCAGGGACTACGTCCACGTGCGCGACATCGCCAGGGCCAACCTCATGGCGATGGATCTCGACAGGAGCGACATATCGGGCCGCATCTTCAACATCGGGTGGGGCGAGGGCAGGTCGGTCAGGGAGCTCGACGGAATCATCCGAAGGCTCACGGGCACGGAACTCGTGCCCGAGCAGGGCCCCCCCCTCCCCGAGGAGATACTCAGGATATCCCTCGACGCGCGGCTCGCGGCCGAGGTGCTGGGCTGGAAGCCCGAGATAGGGTTCGAGGAGGGTCTGGCCGACCTGGTCGCGCATCACAGGGGGAGGCGCCGCTAG
- a CDS encoding HAD-IIIA family hydrolase, translating to MREPVFLDRDGVINENVPDYVRTLSLWMPIPGSLEAAAALSAAGHPVVVVTNQSAIGRGLVDASTVDSINALMSRRIEAVGGRLSGVYVCPHRPDEGCSCRKPETGMIEAARRDLGLPPGGWLVGDAETDMEMGRRAGLETVLVMTGRGREQAGLARPGSPPDHVAADLAEAAAIILGADAPDQGGSS from the coding sequence GTGCGCGAGCCCGTCTTCCTCGACAGGGACGGGGTCATCAACGAGAACGTCCCCGACTACGTCCGGACCCTGTCCTTGTGGATGCCCATACCGGGCTCGCTCGAGGCCGCAGCCGCCCTGTCCGCCGCCGGGCATCCCGTGGTCGTCGTCACGAACCAGTCGGCGATCGGCCGCGGGCTGGTCGACGCATCGACGGTCGACTCGATAAACGCCCTGATGTCCCGCAGGATAGAGGCCGTCGGGGGAAGGCTCTCGGGCGTCTACGTATGCCCGCACCGGCCCGACGAGGGGTGTTCCTGCAGGAAGCCGGAAACGGGCATGATAGAGGCTGCCAGGCGCGACCTCGGCCTTCCCCCGGGGGGCTGGCTGGTGGGCGACGCGGAGACCGACATGGAGATGGGCAGGAGGGCCGGCCTCGAGACCGTCCTGGTCATGACCGGCAGGGGCCGGGAGCAGGCCGGGCTCGCCAGGCCCGGAAGCCCTCCCGACCATGTGGCGGCGGATCTTGCGGAGGCGGCGGCGATCATCCTCGGGGCGGACGCCCCGGACCAGGGAGGTTCGAGTTGA